Genomic segment of Candidatus Nanoarchaeia archaeon:
GGCAAACGCGTCATAGACGGGGCCTCTTTTAGCCTCTATTCCAAAGATATAGCCAAACCTGAGGATTGTGGTTTGGATATTGAAGAGTTTGGTGTATGTGCTGCAGAAGAGCTCTGCAGAGTACTTGCTGATCGCGTACGGAACAGATGGGACAATCTCGTGCTCTTTTTGAGGGGTTGGATCCCTCCTTTTTTCGTAGAGGGTTATTGTCGAGGCGAAGACGACACGGGCTTTGTTTTCCTTTGCTGCCTCAAGGACATTAAGAGTCCCAATGGCATTATCCTGGTAATCTGCCTGGGGGTTTTCAATGGAATGGTAGACTGTTGGCTGGGCTGCGAGGTGGAATAGTATGGAAGCTTCGGATGCTGCATCCTGCAGAGAATCTTTATCCAGGATGCCCCCTTTTTTCCATTTGAAATCTTTATTTTTTATTAAGGCTAATGGCTCTGACCTGGAATATCCGGTAACATGCACTCCCTTTGCAAGGAGATCACTGCAGAGCTGCTTTCCCACCAAGCCTGAGCAGCCGGTTACAAGGACTGTTTTTCCTTTGTAGGCATTATCGTTTTGTTCCATACTTGATGACTCCGATCATCCTTATGAAATTTAAGGTCTCTTTCCAGAGGCTGAGCTTTGTCTTCCCTTTTCTTCTTTCGATATAGAGGATGGGGATTTCTTTCATGATATATCCTTTTTTATATGCCCTATAAAGGAATTCAGCGAGCATGACGTTTCCTTGCGGATGGAGGCTTTTTCTGATATCCCGGTAGAGGCTTCTTTTGAACACCCTAAAATTGTTTGTCGTGTCTCTGATCGGAAGCCCAAGGATGGACGTGAAGAGCTTCTGGCCGAGCATTGATGCGAGCTTCTTGTGAAAAGGCTTTCCTATGAATCTGCTTTTCCTGAGATACCTGCTTCCGATGATGCAGTCTATAGATTTTTTTTGGACATCGTGTATCATTTCGGGAAGATATTTCGGGTCGTGGGCAAGGTCAGAGTCCATTGCTATGAGAATATCGCCTTTTGCCGCATCAAATCCTGCCAGAAGGGCTGAGGCAAGGCCTTTTTCACTTGTTCGTGTTATAAGCCGGATGTTTTTTGATCTCTTCTGAAGATTCTGAACAATCTTGGAGGTACCATCAGGAGAATTGTCGTCAACTACGATGATCTCTATGTTTTTTCTGTTCAGAGCATCCTGGATCTTCGGGATGAGAAGCTCTATGTTTCCCCGTTCATTGTAGGTTGCGAGGATGATTGAGATGTCTGGCTTCATAGGCAATCATTCATGATCTTTTTGGCTGCTTTTATGCCTGATTCAATTGCAGTTCCTGTTGAGGTTATTAATGGGTAGGTCGTGTAGTTTCCTGCAAGGTAGATTCCCGGCTCAGGGTTTATTGATGGGTTCGTGTATCCTTTTGTGAATTTAGGTGAGGAGAACCTGATTTTATTAAGCTTTTTCCATTCGCAGCCCAAAGGGTAGCCAAATATCCTTTCGAAATCTTTTTCATAGGACTTGATGATTTCTTCCTCTGATTTTGAAAAAAAGCCCTTATCTGATCCGCAATGGGTAAAGAGGTTGA
This window contains:
- a CDS encoding NAD(P)-dependent oxidoreductase, with translation MEQNDNAYKGKTVLVTGCSGLVGKQLCSDLLAKGVHVTGYSRSEPLALIKNKDFKWKKGGILDKDSLQDAASEASILFHLAAQPTVYHSIENPQADYQDNAIGTLNVLEAAKENKARVVFASTITLYEKRRDPTPQKEHEIVPSVPYAISKYSAELFCSTYTKLFNIQTTILRFGYIFGIEAKRGPVYDAFAQLSKGPKITIYTSPDDSLDMIYVKDVSSALMQAGLSGKQGPFNIGSGDPIKVGDIIKKIAGLLDIKDPEITPSTLSHIKKEGMYHVMDTSKAKEELNWQPEYTFDAAIAEMHEELVNKRPRHRIDLQKRA
- a CDS encoding polyprenol monophosphomannose synthase, encoding MKPDISIILATYNERGNIELLIPKIQDALNRKNIEIIVVDDNSPDGTSKIVQNLQKRSKNIRLITRTSEKGLASALLAGFDAAKGDILIAMDSDLAHDPKYLPEMIHDVQKKSIDCIIGSRYLRKSRFIGKPFHKKLASMLGQKLFTSILGLPIRDTTNNFRVFKRSLYRDIRKSLHPQGNVMLAEFLYRAYKKGYIMKEIPILYIERRKGKTKLSLWKETLNFIRMIGVIKYGTKR